The following are encoded together in the Bacillus sp. V2I10 genome:
- the acpS gene encoding holo-ACP synthase, protein MIKGLGLDLAELERIERLMMRQPKFIDRILTEREKDKYQSLAQRRKIEYAAGRFAAKEAFSKAMGTGIGKEYSFKDIEILNDGNGKPAVTMPALPGYIVHISITHTKDYAAAQVIIESSSS, encoded by the coding sequence ATGATTAAAGGGCTGGGTCTTGATTTGGCTGAGCTGGAACGGATTGAAAGGTTAATGATGAGACAGCCGAAATTCATTGACCGGATTCTCACAGAAAGAGAGAAAGATAAATATCAATCGCTTGCGCAAAGGAGAAAAATCGAATATGCTGCCGGGAGGTTTGCGGCGAAAGAGGCGTTTTCAAAAGCGATGGGAACCGGGATTGGGAAAGAATACAGTTTTAAGGATATCGAAATTCTGAATGATGGAAACGGAAAACCGGCTGTAACAATGCCTGCTTTGCCTGGTTATATCGTCCACATCTCTATCACTCACACAAAGGATTATGCTGCTGCTCAAGTAATTATTGAAAGCTCGTCAAGCTAG